A genomic region of Bactrocera dorsalis isolate Fly_Bdor chromosome 3, ASM2337382v1, whole genome shotgun sequence contains the following coding sequences:
- the LOC105226658 gene encoding centrosomin isoform X6, whose protein sequence is MSDNMRVNVSKERADAEMANAAAAAGSHPDVDEEISVIQNMTSFLLEHGGAEVDSKVLRTIAEALSKRLNDTSPSTLKDVTMEHSYGVGFPCVSLQGHGTTSPPVQGRSVREFEEQMASLRKENFNLKLRLYFLEESVPGYHQANAEGHDSLMKQLIETKVEIEILRKELEQKQELLKEAAQAMNHMEDIQKETESKGQAFIEELKQKIQFLEMERDLDKTQQSGFMNDLLGHSEISENVNTLQKIRELEGMVTQSESKIMAMQTQNNKFEELLAKRDETIKEYEEKVKELAFQNAELLEMMENKEKDMANIELNLKSLRLCNADLKEDNSNLIEALKSTQDNFHKEFSNMKVCEKRMREQQDALSQMQRDLKEKKIALADKLCELDDAQQELVKLRKSYDTACRTLQQLLQREKQQQQDGVNRALSDSEALQNHLQKCDHENTIKNLEAEVKKKTAALQNLVNNELWQKNREIERLTKLVNANTTTTSPLSPTAARKNLESLQLQQSFTESDYAKALEHNKLLQRKVDVLNQRLISGRSNEALIEELRLEARTARAEADNAETCRVAYAKVFGALSDRLYELAGFLNSLMKHKEVLSFLSTDRRRAMRTAVDCSLDLSTSIRETLTTGDQSFEGLSNLSRLLLDDDEHDVVGLTNKTLNSHEHLRARHSFDVLRSENKALRKILDSRRSCGGTADYAKDAKDRRSLPPFLLDNLSESEAWSEPDRQVSMARIGLEEHGATATNVSVKDTISKQAPATADTDSESESDALQQSRTTKLRNQERITQLEKLIAQRDERILMVQFQLVEADNNLKKESLRAITLTQEVEQLRQRNEELITDLIAIGSEPSNASNAAINSSVIQRQIDEKTRAVEQLQGERDRIAVEARLAEVQVGALKADIEDIKQKYEIQLKLASEKERQRLDTLKHELEELMQQRLKEQERIHKDTLTREWIARTTYEECKAQLTELQTQYIEAQRNIDYLTENEQELKESLITSEMEVRSLKKQLDESVLQASKFITERTKLYNEKLQVEKRLMDLQQQLSSAERQHTTTAQRVKELEALQQTLNEQLAQAQLALAAKRLNASDASQSGYASDEVQKSSTKRESNSSPDLGIHSDTGRVSSVELSNLQRSLLKTVPMPSGGEKVTQEDIRYSKQDKGNINALVSKRPQHSSSSDLGIESDTGRTSSMDIKNESPTRTETDDSNTENKMSVANVNTSATATAGANAGTHPIHDCIKLVIAEDIEDFV, encoded by the exons CACGAGTCCGAGCACACTGAAGGATGTTACAATGGAGCATTCAT ATGGTGTTGGATTTCCCTGTGTCAGCCTACAGGGCCACGGCACGACCTCGCCGCCGGTGCAGGGTCGCTCCGTGCGCGAATTCGAAGAGCAAATGGCATCGCTGCgcaaagaaaatttcaatttgaagcTGCGTTTATATTTCCTCGAGGAGAGTGTGCCAGGTTATCATCAAGCGAATGCCGAGGGTCATGATTCGCTTATGAAGCAGCTGATCGAAACAAAG gttgaaattgaaattttacgtAAGGAACTGGAGCAGAAACAGGAGTTATTAAAGGAAGCTGCGCAAGCTATGAATCACATGGAGGATATACAGAAAGAAACTGAGTCAAAGGGGCAGGCTTTTATTGAAGAACTCAAGCAGAAGATACAGTTTTTGGAG ATGGAACGCGACTTGGATAAGACTCAACAAAGCGGTTTTATGAACGATTTGCTTGGACATTCAGAGATTTCGGAAAATGTCAATACTTTACAAAAA ATACGTGAACTTGAGGGCATGGTCACACAGTCGGAGAGCAAAATAATGGCAATGCAAACACAGAATAACAAGTTCGAAGAGCTGCTTGCGAAGCGTGATGAGACAATCAAGGAATATGAGGAGAAAGTGAAGGAATTGGCTTTCCAAAATGCTGAACTCTTGGAGATGATGGAGAACAAGGAAAAGGATATGGCCAATATTGAG CTTAATTTGAAAAGTCTACGTCTGTGTAATGCCGATCTGAAGGAAGATAATAGCAACTTAATTGAAGCTTTGAAGTCCACACAAGATAATTTCCATAAAGAGTTTTCAAATATGAAAGTATGCGAAAAGCGCATGCGCGAACAGCAGGATGCATTGAGCCAAATGCAA cgcGACTTGAAGGAGAAGAAGATCGCGTTGGCTGATAAATTGTGCGAGTTGGACGATGCGCAACAGGAGTTGGTGAAGCTGCGCAAAAGCTATGACACCGCTTGTCGTACGCTGCAACAGCTCTTGCAACGCgagaagcagcagcaacaagatGGCGTCAATCGTGCCTTGAGCGACTCGGAGGCTTTACAAAATCACTTGCAGAAATGCGATCATGAGAATACGATCAAGAATCTGGAAGCCGAAGTCAAGAAGAAGACTGCAGCCTTGCAG AATCTCGTCAACAATGAACTTTGGCAAAAGAATCGCGAAATCGAACGTCTCACAAAGTTGGTCAATGCTAATACGACGACGACATCGCCACTCTCACCAACAGCCGCACGCAAAAATCTTGAGTCCCTCCAATTGCAGCAATCATTCACCGAAAGTGATTACGCCAAAGCGCTGGAGCACAACAAGCTGCTACAACGTAAAGTGGATGTGTTGAATCAGCGTTTGATCAGCGGACGTAGTAATGAAGCGCTGATCGAAGAATTGCGCTTGGAAGCGCGCACAGCACGTGCCGAAGCCGACAATGCAGAAACCTGTCGAGTCGCATATGCCAAAGTCTTCGGTGCGCTATCGGATCGTCTGTACGAGTTGGCCGGTTTCCTCAATTCGCTTATGAAGCACAAGGAGGTGTTGAGCTTCCTGTCAACGGATCGCCGACGTGCCATGCGCACGGCTGTCGACTGCAGTCTCGATTTGTCGACAAGCATACGTGAGACACTGACCACCGGCGATCAAAGCTTTGAAGGTTTAAGCAATTTATCGCGCCTGCTATTGGACGACGATGAGCATGACGTTGTTGGACTCACCAATAAGACACTAAATTCGCACGAACACTTGCGTGCGCGTCACTCCTTCGATGTATTGCGCTCGGAGAATAAGGCATTGCGTAAGATATTGGATAGTCGCCGCAGTTGTGGCGGCACTGCGGACTATGCGAAGGATGCCAAAGACCGACGCTCATTGCCACCATTTTTGTTAGATAATCTGAGCGAATCGGAGGCGTGGTCCGAACCAGATCGTCAAGTGTCGATGGCGCGCATTGGACTGGAGGAGCACGGCGCTACAGCGACAAATGTCTCAGTGAAGGACACGATCAGCAAGCAAGCGCCAGCAACGGCCGACACGGACAGCGAGAGCGAAAGTGATGCGTTGCAACAGAGCCGCACAACAAAACTGCGCAATCAGGAGCGTATTACGCAGCTGGAGAAGTTGATAGCACAGCGTGATGAGCGCATCTTAATGGTGCAGTTTCAATTGGTCGAGGCTGACAACAATCTGAAGAAAGAATCTCTACGTGCCATAACGCTGACGCAAGAAGTCGAACAGTTGCGTCAACGCAATGAAGAATTAATCACCGATCTGATCGCGATCGGCAGTGAGCCATCCAATGCTAGCAACGCAGCCATCAACAGCTCGGTTATACAGCGGCAGATTGATGAAAAAACGCGTGCCGTCGAACAACTGCAAGGGGAGCGTGATCGTATAGCGGTGGAGGCGCGACTCGCCGAAGTGCAAGTGGGCGCGCTGAAGGCCGACATTGAAGACATCAAGCAGAAGTATGAAATACAATTGAAGTTGGCCAGCGAAAAGGAACGCCAACGCTTGGATACGCTCAAGCATGAATTGGAGGAGCTCATGCAACAACGCCTGAAGGAGCAGGAGCGTATACACAAAGACACATTGACGCGTGAATGGATTGCGCGCACCACTTACGAAGAGTGCAAAGCGCAACTAACCGAACTGCAAACACAATACATTGAGGCGCAACGCAACATCGACTACCTGACGGAAAACGAGCAAGAACTCAAAGAATCGCTGATCACCAGCGAAATGGAAGTGCGCAGCCTCAAAAAGCAATTGGACGAAAGCGTGCTGCAAGCATCCAAATTTATTACCGAACGCACAAAACTATACAATGAGAAGTTGCAAGTGGAGAAACGTTTAATGGACTTGCAACAACAGCTGAGCTCAGCTGAAAGACAACACACGACAACAGCACAGCGTGTCAAAGAGCTGGAAGCGCTACAACAAACGCTGAACGAACAATTGGCGCAAGCACAATTAGCCTTGGCAGCTAAACGTCTTAATGCCAGCGATGCATCTCAATCGGGCTATGCCTCGGACGAAGTGCAGAAGTCGAGTACGAAACGCGAAAGCAATTCGTCGCCCGATTTGGGTATACACAGCGATACGGGACGTGTGTCCAGCGTGGAATTGTCCAATCTGCAACGCTCGCTGCTAAAGACTGTGCCTATGCCAAGCGGTGGTGAAAAGGTCACTCAGGAag ATATCAGATACAGCAAACAGGATAAGGGTAACATCAACGCACTAGTGAGCAAGCGCCCACAACACAGTTCATCCTCTGATCTGGGTATTGAGAGCGATACGGGACGTACGTCCAGCATGGATATCAAAAATG AATCCCCAACCCGCACAGAGACGGATGACAGCAACACAGAAAATAAGATGAGTGTGGCGAACGTGAATACGAGTGCTACCGCCACCGCTGGCGCCAACGCAGGCACCCACCCCATACACGATTGCATTAAG ttaGTTATCGCAGAGGATATTGAGGACTTCGTCTAA
- the LOC105226658 gene encoding centrosomin isoform X3 — MRRSVCSMNNTQESKEKLFVFKRSPHTPLSETDSSADDGVGFPCVSLQGHGTTSPPVQGRSVREFEEQMASLRKENFNLKLRLYFLEESVPGYHQANAEGHDSLMKQLIETKVEIEILRKELEQKQELLKEAAQAMNHMEDIQKETESKGQAFIEELKQKIQFLEMERDLDKTQQSGFMNDLLGHSEISENVNTLQKIRELEGMVTQSESKIMAMQTQNNKFEELLAKRDETIKEYEEKVKELAFQNAELLEMMENKEKDMANIELNLKSLRLCNADLKEDNSNLIEALKSTQDNFHKEFSNMKVCEKRMREQQDALSQMQRDLKEKKIALADKLCELDDAQQELVKLRKSYDTACRTLQQLLQREKQQQQDGVNRALSDSEALQNHLQKCDHENTIKNLEAEVKKKTAALQNLVNNELWQKNREIERLTKLVNANTTTTSPLSPTAARKNLESLQLQQSFTESDYAKALEHNKLLQRKVDVLNQRLISGRSNEALIEELRLEARTARAEADNAETCRVAYAKVFGALSDRLYELAGFLNSLMKHKEVLSFLSTDRRRAMRTAVDCSLDLSTSIRETLTTGDQSFEGLSNLSRLLLDDDEHDVVGLTNKTLNSHEHLRARHSFDVLRSENKALRKILDSRRSCGGTADYAKDAKDRRSLPPFLLDNLSESEAWSEPDRQVSMARIGLEEHGATATNVSVKDTISKQAPATADTDSESESDALQQSRTTKLRNQERITQLEKLIAQRDERILMVQFQLVEADNNLKKESLRAITLTQEVEQLRQRNEELITDLIAIGSEPSNASNAAINSSVIQRQIDEKTRAVEQLQGERDRIAVEARLAEVQVGALKADIEDIKQKYEIQLKLASEKERQRLDTLKHELEELMQQRLKEQERIHKDTLTREWIARTTYEECKAQLTELQTQYIEAQRNIDYLTENEQELKESLITSEMEVRSLKKQLDESVLQASKFITERTKLYNEKLQVEKRLMDLQQQLSSAERQHTTTAQRVKELEALQQTLNEQLAQAQLALAAKRLNASDASQSGYASDEVQKSSTKRESNSSPDLGIHSDTGRVSSVELSNLQRSLLKTVPMPSGGEKVTQEDIRYSKQDKGNINALVSKRPQHSSSSDLGIESDTGRTSSMDIKNESPTRTETDDSNTENKMSVANVNTSATATAGANAGTHPIHDCIKVEQENAELRRKLVQTKRAFEETYKKLHIANQRKETFQKEIKDQILKTKNVLKYARLHMAKVQQPNAPHHHETEAHEQETQHNQQQQKQHHHHQQQQRNVTNDGGASTSKSSSDAPH, encoded by the exons ATGCGTCGCAGTGTGTGCAGCATGAATAATACGCAGGAGTCGAAAGAGAAATTATTCGTCTTCAAGCGCAGTCCACACACGCCGCTCAGCGAGACGGATTCGAGTGCGGATG ATGGTGTTGGATTTCCCTGTGTCAGCCTACAGGGCCACGGCACGACCTCGCCGCCGGTGCAGGGTCGCTCCGTGCGCGAATTCGAAGAGCAAATGGCATCGCTGCgcaaagaaaatttcaatttgaagcTGCGTTTATATTTCCTCGAGGAGAGTGTGCCAGGTTATCATCAAGCGAATGCCGAGGGTCATGATTCGCTTATGAAGCAGCTGATCGAAACAAAG gttgaaattgaaattttacgtAAGGAACTGGAGCAGAAACAGGAGTTATTAAAGGAAGCTGCGCAAGCTATGAATCACATGGAGGATATACAGAAAGAAACTGAGTCAAAGGGGCAGGCTTTTATTGAAGAACTCAAGCAGAAGATACAGTTTTTGGAG ATGGAACGCGACTTGGATAAGACTCAACAAAGCGGTTTTATGAACGATTTGCTTGGACATTCAGAGATTTCGGAAAATGTCAATACTTTACAAAAA ATACGTGAACTTGAGGGCATGGTCACACAGTCGGAGAGCAAAATAATGGCAATGCAAACACAGAATAACAAGTTCGAAGAGCTGCTTGCGAAGCGTGATGAGACAATCAAGGAATATGAGGAGAAAGTGAAGGAATTGGCTTTCCAAAATGCTGAACTCTTGGAGATGATGGAGAACAAGGAAAAGGATATGGCCAATATTGAG CTTAATTTGAAAAGTCTACGTCTGTGTAATGCCGATCTGAAGGAAGATAATAGCAACTTAATTGAAGCTTTGAAGTCCACACAAGATAATTTCCATAAAGAGTTTTCAAATATGAAAGTATGCGAAAAGCGCATGCGCGAACAGCAGGATGCATTGAGCCAAATGCAA cgcGACTTGAAGGAGAAGAAGATCGCGTTGGCTGATAAATTGTGCGAGTTGGACGATGCGCAACAGGAGTTGGTGAAGCTGCGCAAAAGCTATGACACCGCTTGTCGTACGCTGCAACAGCTCTTGCAACGCgagaagcagcagcaacaagatGGCGTCAATCGTGCCTTGAGCGACTCGGAGGCTTTACAAAATCACTTGCAGAAATGCGATCATGAGAATACGATCAAGAATCTGGAAGCCGAAGTCAAGAAGAAGACTGCAGCCTTGCAG AATCTCGTCAACAATGAACTTTGGCAAAAGAATCGCGAAATCGAACGTCTCACAAAGTTGGTCAATGCTAATACGACGACGACATCGCCACTCTCACCAACAGCCGCACGCAAAAATCTTGAGTCCCTCCAATTGCAGCAATCATTCACCGAAAGTGATTACGCCAAAGCGCTGGAGCACAACAAGCTGCTACAACGTAAAGTGGATGTGTTGAATCAGCGTTTGATCAGCGGACGTAGTAATGAAGCGCTGATCGAAGAATTGCGCTTGGAAGCGCGCACAGCACGTGCCGAAGCCGACAATGCAGAAACCTGTCGAGTCGCATATGCCAAAGTCTTCGGTGCGCTATCGGATCGTCTGTACGAGTTGGCCGGTTTCCTCAATTCGCTTATGAAGCACAAGGAGGTGTTGAGCTTCCTGTCAACGGATCGCCGACGTGCCATGCGCACGGCTGTCGACTGCAGTCTCGATTTGTCGACAAGCATACGTGAGACACTGACCACCGGCGATCAAAGCTTTGAAGGTTTAAGCAATTTATCGCGCCTGCTATTGGACGACGATGAGCATGACGTTGTTGGACTCACCAATAAGACACTAAATTCGCACGAACACTTGCGTGCGCGTCACTCCTTCGATGTATTGCGCTCGGAGAATAAGGCATTGCGTAAGATATTGGATAGTCGCCGCAGTTGTGGCGGCACTGCGGACTATGCGAAGGATGCCAAAGACCGACGCTCATTGCCACCATTTTTGTTAGATAATCTGAGCGAATCGGAGGCGTGGTCCGAACCAGATCGTCAAGTGTCGATGGCGCGCATTGGACTGGAGGAGCACGGCGCTACAGCGACAAATGTCTCAGTGAAGGACACGATCAGCAAGCAAGCGCCAGCAACGGCCGACACGGACAGCGAGAGCGAAAGTGATGCGTTGCAACAGAGCCGCACAACAAAACTGCGCAATCAGGAGCGTATTACGCAGCTGGAGAAGTTGATAGCACAGCGTGATGAGCGCATCTTAATGGTGCAGTTTCAATTGGTCGAGGCTGACAACAATCTGAAGAAAGAATCTCTACGTGCCATAACGCTGACGCAAGAAGTCGAACAGTTGCGTCAACGCAATGAAGAATTAATCACCGATCTGATCGCGATCGGCAGTGAGCCATCCAATGCTAGCAACGCAGCCATCAACAGCTCGGTTATACAGCGGCAGATTGATGAAAAAACGCGTGCCGTCGAACAACTGCAAGGGGAGCGTGATCGTATAGCGGTGGAGGCGCGACTCGCCGAAGTGCAAGTGGGCGCGCTGAAGGCCGACATTGAAGACATCAAGCAGAAGTATGAAATACAATTGAAGTTGGCCAGCGAAAAGGAACGCCAACGCTTGGATACGCTCAAGCATGAATTGGAGGAGCTCATGCAACAACGCCTGAAGGAGCAGGAGCGTATACACAAAGACACATTGACGCGTGAATGGATTGCGCGCACCACTTACGAAGAGTGCAAAGCGCAACTAACCGAACTGCAAACACAATACATTGAGGCGCAACGCAACATCGACTACCTGACGGAAAACGAGCAAGAACTCAAAGAATCGCTGATCACCAGCGAAATGGAAGTGCGCAGCCTCAAAAAGCAATTGGACGAAAGCGTGCTGCAAGCATCCAAATTTATTACCGAACGCACAAAACTATACAATGAGAAGTTGCAAGTGGAGAAACGTTTAATGGACTTGCAACAACAGCTGAGCTCAGCTGAAAGACAACACACGACAACAGCACAGCGTGTCAAAGAGCTGGAAGCGCTACAACAAACGCTGAACGAACAATTGGCGCAAGCACAATTAGCCTTGGCAGCTAAACGTCTTAATGCCAGCGATGCATCTCAATCGGGCTATGCCTCGGACGAAGTGCAGAAGTCGAGTACGAAACGCGAAAGCAATTCGTCGCCCGATTTGGGTATACACAGCGATACGGGACGTGTGTCCAGCGTGGAATTGTCCAATCTGCAACGCTCGCTGCTAAAGACTGTGCCTATGCCAAGCGGTGGTGAAAAGGTCACTCAGGAag ATATCAGATACAGCAAACAGGATAAGGGTAACATCAACGCACTAGTGAGCAAGCGCCCACAACACAGTTCATCCTCTGATCTGGGTATTGAGAGCGATACGGGACGTACGTCCAGCATGGATATCAAAAATG AATCCCCAACCCGCACAGAGACGGATGACAGCAACACAGAAAATAAGATGAGTGTGGCGAACGTGAATACGAGTGCTACCGCCACCGCTGGCGCCAACGCAGGCACCCACCCCATACACGATTGCATTAAGGTAGAACAAGAAAATGCCGAATTGCGACGCAAACTCGTACAAACGAAGCGCGCATTCGAAGAGACGTATAAAAAATTGCACATTGCAAATCAGCGTAAAGAAACCTTCCAGAAAGAGATTAAAGATCAAATactaaaaacgaaaaatgtactaaaatatGCGCGCCTACATATGGCTAAAGTGCAGCAACCTAATGCACCGCATCATCATGAAACCGAAGCACATGAGCAAGAAACACAACACaatcaacaacagcaaaaacaacatcatcatcatcaacaacaacaacgtaatgTAACAAATGATGGTGGCGCCAGCACGTCAAAATCAAGTAGTGATGCACCGCATTAA